The following coding sequences lie in one Pontibacter sp. G13 genomic window:
- a CDS encoding DNA/RNA non-specific endonuclease, protein MNDPFQIQPELRYGAPVCDEILTGRHFTIGYSYYFRQAKWTLEIINRNQHLLTEAERMDNFRADTRIPRRFRAGLGAYKGSGFDRGHLVASANQDIQEIQNSETFLLSNMSPQAPDFNRRIWRELEEAIRQLNSRDKILETYVLTAPVFYFGVAVETIGDETEDYGIDVPIPHAFIKSVLAEDKRGKLSLWTFEMKNEKLDGELGDYLVSTYDAEQIIGGQFWDRVSGGDLHEQKKNPRAMW, encoded by the coding sequence ATGAACGATCCATTTCAGATACAACCAGAATTGCGATATGGTGCCCCTGTGTGCGACGAAATTCTGACGGGCCGCCATTTTACCATTGGATATTCCTACTATTTCCGCCAAGCCAAATGGACGCTTGAGATTATCAATCGCAATCAGCACCTGCTGACCGAGGCCGAGCGGATGGATAATTTCCGGGCAGACACACGGATTCCCCGTCGATTCCGGGCTGGACTTGGTGCCTATAAAGGAAGTGGGTTTGACCGCGGACATTTGGTGGCCAGTGCCAATCAGGACATTCAAGAGATCCAGAACAGCGAGACTTTTCTCCTCTCCAACATGTCTCCGCAGGCACCGGATTTCAACCGCCGAATCTGGCGGGAACTCGAAGAGGCCATTCGCCAACTCAATAGCCGCGACAAAATTCTCGAGACCTATGTGCTGACCGCTCCGGTGTTCTATTTCGGCGTGGCGGTAGAGACCATCGGCGACGAAACTGAGGATTATGGGATCGATGTACCCATTCCCCATGCGTTTATCAAAAGTGTGCTCGCCGAAGACAAGCGCGGCAAGCTCTCCCTCTGGACCTTTGAGATGAAAAACGAGAAGCTAGATGGCGAACTCGGGGATTATCTTGTGAGCACCTACGATGCCGAGCAGATTATCGGTGGCCAGTTCTGGGATCGCGTGAGTGGGGGCGATCTCCACGAGCAAAAGAAGAATCCACGAGCCATGTGGTAG
- a CDS encoding VOC family protein has translation MKRNYPQTTRGGMLNSLPQYMLCLALLLASISTSFAQTDDAAPMAEDGQTQARVTGLRYICVHVIELEKSLELYQEILGFQMDDAEVLKGPGVEGMLVMKLKADDLTIALSVTAPQFMHTIEPIGNTNHNHFMLKVNDIGPIGDKLKAAGYELENEHYVRDKYTFFEGPNGEIVGLSAW, from the coding sequence ATGAAAAGGAACTACCCTCAAACGACCCGTGGTGGCATGCTCAATTCCCTGCCACAATACATGCTCTGTCTGGCCTTGCTGCTGGCCAGTATCAGTACAAGCTTCGCACAAACGGACGACGCTGCGCCAATGGCGGAAGATGGCCAGACCCAAGCGCGAGTCACAGGTCTGAGATACATCTGCGTCCATGTGATCGAACTAGAAAAATCTCTAGAGCTCTATCAGGAAATTTTGGGATTTCAGATGGACGATGCAGAAGTGCTCAAGGGACCGGGCGTGGAAGGCATGCTGGTGATGAAATTGAAGGCGGATGACCTGACCATTGCGCTGTCGGTTACTGCGCCGCAATTCATGCACACCATTGAGCCGATTGGGAATACCAACCACAACCATTTCATGCTCAAGGTAAATGACATTGGCCCCATTGGAGATAAGCTGAAAGCGGCTGGGTATGAGCTGGAAAATGAGCACTACGTACGCGACAAATACACCTTCTTCGAAGGTCCCAATGGAGAAATTGTAGGATTGTCAGCTTGGTAA
- a CDS encoding DUF1080 domain-containing protein: MKHFQISLMAVCLLTACTTDPSQHDPDPYDVHEWTDLIDEDLSNWDTYLSFQHQPGYDGTAPVDEAGTPIEPIGLNHPDYAVFSTFEETGEWIIRNTGEYYGALITQASYHNYHLQLQYKWGDKTWAFRKHLLKDSGILYHSIGEMGAEYWRSWMLSQEFQIMEGHTGDFWSQATSAIDIRAYKPESNLDPVAHPSQEFLTFSMTSPYKNYCMRSSNFELPHDEWNTLDLYCFGDKSLHVVNGEVVMILQNSRYVNEQGETIPLTEGKIQLQSEAAELFFKGIRIRPIDSLSLAHQALF; encoded by the coding sequence ATGAAGCATTTCCAGATTTCGTTGATGGCCGTTTGCCTGCTCACGGCCTGCACCACGGACCCTTCCCAACATGATCCTGATCCCTACGATGTTCACGAATGGACCGATCTGATCGATGAAGACCTTTCCAATTGGGATACCTACTTGAGTTTTCAGCATCAGCCGGGCTATGACGGTACGGCTCCCGTGGACGAAGCCGGAACCCCGATCGAACCGATTGGCTTGAATCATCCGGATTATGCAGTCTTCAGCACGTTCGAGGAAACGGGCGAGTGGATCATCAGAAATACGGGAGAGTATTACGGAGCGCTCATTACGCAGGCATCCTACCACAACTACCACCTTCAGTTGCAATACAAATGGGGCGACAAGACGTGGGCATTCCGGAAGCATCTGCTCAAGGACTCCGGCATTCTCTACCACTCCATCGGCGAAATGGGCGCGGAATATTGGCGATCGTGGATGCTGTCTCAGGAATTCCAGATCATGGAAGGGCATACGGGCGATTTTTGGAGCCAAGCAACTTCTGCCATCGATATTCGAGCGTACAAGCCGGAATCCAATCTCGATCCAGTGGCCCATCCTTCGCAGGAATTTTTGACGTTTAGCATGACCAGCCCCTACAAAAACTACTGCATGCGCAGCAGCAATTTCGAGCTTCCACACGACGAATGGAATACGCTGGACCTGTATTGTTTCGGCGACAAAAGCCTGCATGTGGTGAATGGGGAAGTCGTCATGATTTTGCAGAACTCCCGATATGTGAATGAGCAGGGCGAAACCATTCCGCTGACCGAAGGCAAGATCCAATTGCAAAGTGAAGCGGCGGAACTCTTCTTCAAAGGAATCCGAATCCGCCCAATCGATTCATTGAGTTTGGCGCATCAAGCGCTTTTTTGA